In Pseudomonas sp. LRP2-20, the genomic window TTATCTCCTCATCAGGCTAATCACGGTTATTGACCCGGCATTTTGCCGGGTCTTTTTTTGCCCGCAGGTTTACCCCCGCCTTGGCCCGTGACGGCTATTGGCGCAACTGGGCACAATAGTCCTGCTCAGGCATCGCTGCCGTGTACCAGACATAGTCGGCCACCCCAGGCCCGACCTGTTCGCCTGCCTCCACCAGCAGCACTACCTTGCTCACGCCCTTCGCGCCCAGATCGGCGAGATGCAAAGGCACCCCCAGGTCCTTGCGCGCGTGGTACGCACCGGCGAACAGCAATGCTGGCTGCGGCGCTACCAGCAGCCGTTCGGCCATACGCCGATCACGCTGTTGCTGCACAGCCAGCATCGCTGGCAGCTGGCTTTCCGGCAGCAGGCCACAATGCCCCTGTTTCACCTGTTCCAGCAGTGCCGCCCTGACCGCTGGCGCATTTGACCGGGTTCCCGGCAGAGCCGACGGGCGCCGATAGGCCTGGCGCATTTCTGCCGGTGACAGGTTGGCCGCCAGCAGCGGCACAGGGTGTTGCAAGGCCTCCCGCACGATAGGGCCATATAGCTGCCAGTCCCAGCCATCCTCCCAGGCCAACGCCTTGGGCAGGTCATGCGGCAATTGCGCCTGCCCCATGAGCGCATCGACGCGGGCCTGCTGCTCGGGTTGCAGCATTTCCAACAGCAAACTGCCCTGCGCCCGGCGTTGCTGCAGTGCACGCAGCAACCACAGCTGCAAGGCGTGATGGTCCGGGTTGTCATGCTTCTCACCGACCAATACCCGCGGCGCAGCAGCCAAGCCCTCGATCAGCTGTTCAGGGCTGATCACCTGGCCACTGGCCAGATCGAGGATCTGCCCCAGTTCGGCGTTATCCCGCCCTTCGCTGCTCTGCCAGGCAGGCAACGGCGGCAGGCTGGCCTGGCATCCACCCAACGCCAGCGCCAGGCACAGTAATGAACCGCACAGCAAAGGATGAGCCATGGGCAGTGCCTCCTAGCGGGTAATGATCAGCGGGTGGCCCCGCTCCGGGTGTGCCTGAACCAGCACATCAATACCGAATACAGCCTTGAGTGACACAGGCGTCAGTACCTCCTGCGGCGTGGCCAAGGCATGGCAGCGCCCGCTTTCGAGCAGCAGGATGCGATCACAGTAGCGCGCTGCCAGGTTCAGGTCATGCAGGATCACCAGCACGGCGGCGCCACAGTCGGCAAAACGGCGCACGGCGTCCAGGGTCGTGTGCTGATGCAGCGGGTCGAGCATCGATGTCGGCTCATCCAGCAACAGCGTGGTGCCCTCCTCGCCAGGCCAAAGCTGAGCCAGCACGCGGGCCAGATGCACCCTTTGCCGCTCGCCACCCGACAAGGCCAGGTAACTGCGACCCACCAGGTGCGCGGCATCGGCTGCCTGCAGGGCCCCTTCGATGATCTCGGCATCACGCAGTTGCCCGGTGTCGTGAGGCATGCGCCCCATGGCCACCACTTCCTCGACCT contains:
- a CDS encoding ChaN family lipoprotein: MAHPLLCGSLLCLALALGGCQASLPPLPAWQSSEGRDNAELGQILDLASGQVISPEQLIEGLAAAPRVLVGEKHDNPDHHALQLWLLRALQQRRAQGSLLLEMLQPEQQARVDALMGQAQLPHDLPKALAWEDGWDWQLYGPIVREALQHPVPLLAANLSPAEMRQAYRRPSALPGTRSNAPAVRAALLEQVKQGHCGLLPESQLPAMLAVQQQRDRRMAERLLVAPQPALLFAGAYHARKDLGVPLHLADLGAKGVSKVVLLVEAGEQVGPGVADYVWYTAAMPEQDYCAQLRQ
- a CDS encoding heme ABC transporter ATP-binding protein, with product MLQVEGLHLRRGSHDVLHGIDLHLSPGQVVGVLGPNGAGKSSLLGVLSGELAPDRGHVTLQGRPLADWAGQARARRLAVLPQVSSLGFSFKVEEVVAMGRMPHDTGQLRDAEIIEGALQAADAAHLVGRSYLALSGGERQRVHLARVLAQLWPGEEGTTLLLDEPTSMLDPLHQHTTLDAVRRFADCGAAVLVILHDLNLAARYCDRILLLESGRCHALATPQEVLTPVSLKAVFGIDVLVQAHPERGHPLIITR